The following are encoded together in the Carassius auratus strain Wakin chromosome 34, ASM336829v1, whole genome shotgun sequence genome:
- the LOC113053075 gene encoding serine/arginine repetitive matrix protein 2-like: protein MECAVNTGPDDEPSDTAVPYEVVTVKDESETPKKKNKKHKKHKSKKKRKKRKGEKESSSESGVDSDGDSQTRTSVKKDGSSNPEADDHANATKNCIEDLSDVEADAKVKKQKHRGGKKKKKKRRKEEEKQEKKSSSRSRSASTSVSGSDSEPDSKQSQKLEVANLKMDRKSPITAAKFSKDKFKDSTAQLEDKKTEITSDHTEEASLKLGEIKPMSPEIAHAIITEMDMKVETVGEHENFGKAQELPDIIPKQENVHKEQAVQKDISKESNGNQKEKKKQSISRSRSRSRSLSDTKGKKSKHSCSRTPKKSSGKSGRHNDRSSSRDRSVSGSGGKDRTKRRRSRSPRRSPSKVKKKTGRRSRSLSGRRAYGSDSRSHTRTKRSRTRSPRRGHRSRSKSTGRSRRSRSRSKQSISQRKNRRSRSRSRSVRRGRHSRSRSRKKTPPRLRRSRSRSVRRGRRTRSRSILILKRSRSRLRRNRRSRSRSARRRSGSRSPRRQSKSRSPQRTRPSASRSPAACQRRSKSRSPHSTKSQSASPQRHKRSKSRTSSHNSKSESPILGRTKKQKGTPSRSVSPRCTSRSRSISRERQSSDRSISPTKRAHSKSPTKEEKSLKDKILKDTSETKQPVLDPVEENLEIKGSAGLSGWKPVSTECTSVQNPSNEDVKSSECETQSKNIEQEPEHPSECEGRSNRSRSLSSEPVPQHITVGTDQDDRSGSSRSPSPSKVKESKSSNRTSPVRRKRSKSASPTQKRRSKSKSVSSKRRSRSPVRKRKSRSPSHSRKKRTKSRSPVRKRRSRSTNRRAKSRSKSHTRAKRSKSKSPKRKRSKSRSPARKRRSKSRSPARKRRSRSRSRARQSRSRRSRSVSRRRRPAFRGRSFDRRDRWKREPSHSPILILRKRRSTSRSRRSSSKTPPRLTDLDKDQLLEIAKANAAAMCAKAGMPIPESLKPKAILQLPLPTPAPTPLSLPLPLPVPNLPMNLPMGIPGMTAMPNMTMNAAMASMTAATMTAALSNMGALASMPPMAPLPTITNKPPSAPTPNLASIEEVKRKVTQQANSISIKEFTEKCKQIAESKEEMSIARPHVSDDDDDDERR from the exons ATGGAGTGTGCAGTAAACACTGGTCCTG ATGATGAGCCATCTGATACTGCTGTTCCGTATGAAGTCGTTACTGTAAAGGATGAAAGTGAgacaccaaaaaagaaaaacaagaagcaTAAGAAACACAAAAGTAAAAAGAAACGTAAGAAGCGTAAGGGTGAAAAGGAGAGTAGCTCTGAATCAGGAGTTGACTCAGATGGTGATTCCCAAACCAGAACAAG tgtgaaaAAAGATGGCTCATCTAACCCTGAGGCTGATGATCATGCGAATGCCACAAAAAACTGTATAGAAG ACCTCAGTGATGTGGAAGCTGATGCCAAGGTTAAAAAGCAGAAACATCGTGGtgggaaaaagaagaagaaaaaaagacggAAAGAGGAGGAAAAGCAGGAGAAAAAGTCCTCCTCTCGCTCAAGGTCAGCGAGTACCTCAGTGTCAGGGTCAGACTCAGAACCAGACTCCAAACAATCACAAAAATTGGAGGTAGCAAATTTAAAGATGGACAGAAAGTCACCTATCACTGCAGCTaaattttcaaaagacaaatttaaaGATAGCACAGCTCAGTTGGAAGATAAAAAGACAGAAATTACTTCTGATCACACTGAAGAAGCAAGTTTAAAATTAGGAGAAATAAAACCGATGTCTCCTGAGATTGCACATGCAATAATCACAGAGATGGACATGAAGGTGGAAACTGTTGGGGAACATGAAAACTTTGGGAAAGCTCAAGAACTTCCTGATATTATCCCTAAGCAAGAGAATGTGCACAAAGAGCAAGCTGTCCAGAAGGACATTTCAAAGGAATCAAATGGGaatcagaaagaaaagaaaaaacagtccATCTCCAGGTCAAGGTCAAGGTCACGATCGCTTTCAGACACTAAAGGGAAAAAATCCAAACACAGTTGCTCTAGAACTCCAAAGAAGTCATCTGGTAAATCAGGACGTCATAATGACAGATCATCTTCAAGGGACAGGTCTGTGTCTGGCTCTGGTGGGAAGGATAGAACAAAACGTAGAAGATCTAGGTCTCCAAGACGGTCCCCGTccaaagtaaaaaagaaaactggACGGAGGTCAAGGTCACTCTCTGGAAGAAGAGCATATGGCTCTGACTCGAGGTCCCACACAAGGACCAAAAGATCCAGGACCAGGTCTCCACGACGTGGTCATCGTTCAAGATCTAAGTCAACTGGAAGATCAAGACGTTCACGCTCAAGATCAAAACAATCTATTTCACAGCGGAAGAATCGGCGCTCAAGATCACGGTCCAGATCTGTACGGAGAGGAAGACACTCAAGGTCCCGCTCTCGAAAGAAAACTCCTCCTCGTTTGAGGCGGTCCAGGTCTAGATCTGTCCGAAGAGGCAGGCGAACTCGCTCAAGATCCATTTTGATCCTTAAGCGTTCTAGATCACGCTTGAGAAGAAACAGAAGATCTAGATCAAGATCTGCTCGCAGAAGATCAGGTTCAAGAAGCCCAAGACGTCAAAGTAAGTCTCGGTCACCTCAACGCACCAGGCCCTCTGCGTCACGTTCTCCGGCAGCCTGTCAAAGGAGGTCAAAATCTAGGAGCCCTCATAGCACAAAGTCACAGTCAGCATCTCCTCAACGACATAAAAGATCAAAGTCACGGACATCTTCACATAATTCAAAGTCTGAATCCCCAATATTAGGAAGAACTAAAAAGCAAAAAGGTACACCGTCAAGATCAGTTTCTCCGAGATGCACATCAAGATCAAGATCCATTTCTAGGGAGCGACAGTCATCAGATAGAAGTATATCTCCTACCAAGAGGGCACACTCTAAATCTCCGACTAAGGAGGAAAAGTCCTTAAAGGATAAGATTTTGAAAGATACCTCAGAGACTAAACAGCCAGTTTTAGATCCTGTGGAGGAAAATCTAGAAATAAAAGGGTCAGCAGGGTTAAGTGGATGGAAACCAGTGTCTACTGAATGTACATCTGTGCAAAATCCATCAAATGAAGATGTAAAATCATCAGAATGtgaaacacaaagtaaaaacattGAGCAAGAGCCCGAACATCCCTCTGAATGTGAAGGGAGATCAAACCGATCCAGATCTTTGTCCTCAGAGCCAGTTCCTCAACATATTACTGTAGGGACAGATCAAGATGATCGCTCAGGGAGCTCACGATCACCTTCACCGAGTAAAGTTAAAGAATCAAAGTCCTCCAACAGAACATCACCTGTTCGTAGAAAGCGCTCCAAATCAGCTTCTCCCACACAGAAAAGGCGATCCAAGTCTAAATCTGTCAGTAGCAAGAGGAGGTCAAGATCTCCTGTACGAAAACGCAAGTCCAGGTCTCCCTCACATAGTCGTAAAAAGAGGACAAAATCTCGGTCTCCTGTTCGGAAAAGAAGATCAAGATCAACCAATCGAAGGGCAAAATCACGATCAAAATCTCACACAAGAGCAAAGCGCTCAAAATCAAAGTCCCCCAAGCGGAAACGGTCAAAGTCTAGATCGCCAGCTCGAAAAAGAAGGTCCAAATCACGTTCCCCTGCTAGAAAGAGAAGATCTCGTTCACGGTCAAGGGCTCGTCAGTCACGATCCAGAAGGTCACGTTCTGTTTCACGTCGGAGGAGACCAGCATTTCGTGGACGATCTTTTGATAGACGAGATCGATGGAAACGTGAACCAAGTCATTCACCAATTTTGATTCTCCGTAAGAGGAGGTCCACCTCAAGATCCCGTCGCAGTTCTAGCAAGACGCCACCACGTCTCACTGACCTAG ATAAAGATCAACTTTTGGAGATTGCGAAGGCTAATGCTGCTGCAATGTGCGCTAAAGCCGGAATGCCCATACCTGAAAGTCTCAAGCCTAAGGCAATTCTGCAGTTACCTCTGCCAACCCCAGCTCCAACCCCATTGTCTTTGCCTCTGCCACTTCCTGTGCCCAATTTACCTATGAATCTGCCCATGGGTATACCAGGTATGACTGCAATGCCTAACATGACAATGAACGCTGCCATGGCAAGTATGACTGCAGCGACAATGACTGCTGCTCTCTCCAACATGGGTGCTCTGGCATCTATGCCACCGATGGCCCCACTTCCTACCATTACCAACAAGCCCCCTTCAGCACCTACACCTAATCTGGCTAGTATTGAGGAGGTGAAGAGGAAAGTGACTCAACAAGCTAACAGCATTAGCATCAAAGAGTTTACAGAG aaatgtaaacAGATTGCTGAGAGCAAGGAGGAGATGAGCATTGCACGGCCACATgtttcagatgatgatgatgatgatgagagacGG TAA